A single window of Deltaproteobacteria bacterium DNA harbors:
- a CDS encoding DUF465 domain-containing protein: MEEKDEALIRTLLEREPELRHYYEEHVDLERRLGAFQQKLYLTPEEEMEKKRLQKLKLAGKDRIMEILSRYRSH; the protein is encoded by the coding sequence ATGGAAGAAAAGGACGAGGCGCTCATCAGGACCCTGCTCGAGCGAGAGCCGGAGCTCCGGCACTACTACGAGGAGCACGTCGACCTCGAGCGGCGGCTCGGCGCCTTTCAGCAGAAGCTCTACCTGACGCCCGAGGAGGAGATGGAGAAGAAACGGCTCCAGAAGCTGAAGCTCGCCGGCAAGGACAGGATCATGGAGATCCTCTCCCGCTACCGCTCGCACTGA